GCTGCGGGTCGCCGCCGCCATCGGGATCAACGGCGACGTCGCCGGCAAGGCGGCGGCACTGCTCGACGCGGGCGTGGACACACTGGTGGTCGACACCGCACACGGCCACCAGGAGCGGATGATCTCGGCGCTGCGGGCGGTCCGGGCACTGAACCCACCGGTCCCGCTCGTCGCCGGGAACGTGGTCACCGCCGACGGCGTACGTGACCTGGTCGAGGCGGGCGCGGACATCATCAAGGTCGGTGTCGGACCCGGCGCGATGTGCACCACCCGGATGATGACCGGGGTCGGCCGACCACAGTTCTCGGCCGTACTCGACTGTGCCCGCGCCGCCGCCGAACTCGACCGGCACGTCTGGGCTGACGGCGGCGTACGCCACCCGCGCGATGTCGCCCTGGCACTCGCCGCGGGCGCGTCGAACGTCATGATCGGCACCTGGTTCGCCGGCACCTACGAATCCCCCGGTGACCTGTACGCCGACCCGGGCGGCCGGCGTTACAAAGAGAGCTTCGGCATGGCGTCGGCGCGCGCGGTCAGCGCCCGTACCGCCGAGGACAGCCCCTTCGACCGGGCCCGGAAGGCGGTGTTCGAAGAGGGCATCTCGAGCGCGCGGATGTTCCTCGACCCGTCCCGCCCAGGTGTCGAGGACCTGATCGACGAGATCATCGCCGGGGTACGGAGCGCCTGCACGTACGCCGGTGCGGCGAACCTGGCGGAGTTCTCCGCGAAGGCGCTGATCGGCGTGCAGAGCACCGCCGGCTACACCGAGGGAATGCCCCTACCCACCAACTGGTGAGGTGTAAGGAAGGGCCCCTTGTTAACGCTTCCGGTAGAGGAAGGGCCCCTTGTTAACACCGGACGCGGCGGTGACCGCCGACGCGACGTCGTCCCCTGGTGGTCGTTCAGCTGCTCTCGAACAGTCGGCCGATGATCGTCCGGCTGGCCGACGTCGGATCGTCACCCACGTCGGGCGGCAGCGCGCCGCTGAGCCAGAGCGTGGCGAAGCCGTGCACGATCGACCAGGCGGCCAGTCCGGCACGGCGGGCGTCCTGTCCCTCCTCGGGTGGCTCGGCGAGAGTGGCCACACCTGCCTGGAGTTCGTCGGTTGCACGCTTCTTCGCGGCGAGCAGCAGCGGATCGTCCCGGCGGTACAACTCGGGGCGGAACATCACCTCGAAGTGCGCCCGGTGCTCAACGGCGAACCGGACGTAGCCCACACCGATTTCGAGCAGGCTGCCGGTCTCCTTCCGTACCCGGGCCAAGTCGTCGGCGAGCAGGTGGAAGCCGTGAGTGGCGAGCACGGTGAGCAGCCCGGCCTTGTCGCCGAAGTGGTGGGTCGGCGCGGCGTGCGAGACCCCGGCGCGGCGGGCAAGGTCGCGCAGGCTCAGCGCGGTCGGCCCGGACTCACCGATGGCCTCGACCGCCGCCGCCAGCAACGCGCGTTGCAGGTCCCCGTGGTGGTACGGCCGCCCCGCCGCAATCTCCTCGCTCACGCCCACCACCCTATTTTGTTACTGACAAGATTGCCGCACCCGCCACCCCATCGCGCCCCACCGCCACCCCATCGCGCGCGCCGTCGCCCCGTTAGGAAGGGCCCCTTCTACAACGGAAAACGATAAGAAGGGGCCCTTCCTTACACAGCAGGGAGGAGTTGGACGGAGTGGGCCGCCACCGATTCGGTGAGCAGGGCCAACGCACTGGGGGCGGGCATCGGGTCCAGGGCTCGCCCGTCCCGCAGGCGCAGCGACACCTGTCCCTCGGCCGCCTCCCGGGCCCCGATCACCGCCGCGTACGGCACCCGGCGGCGGGCCGCCGCGCGTACCCGGGCGCCCAGTGACCCGTCCGGGGCGAGTTCGGCCCGCAGCCCGGCCTCGACGGCGGTCCGGGCGAACGCCGCCGCGACGTCGTGCTGCTCCGGGCCGACCGGCAGCACCTCCAGTTGCACGGGGGCGTACCAGAGTGGGAACCCCCCCTCGTGCACCTCGATCAGGTACGCGAAGAGCCGTTCCATGCTGCCGACCAGGCTCCGGTGCACGATCACCGGGCGGCGGGCCTGCCCGTTGGAGTCCATGTACGAAAGGTCGAACCTGGCGGCCTTGTCGAAGTCGAGCTGGATGGTGGAGATGGTGGACTCGCGACCGGCCGGGTCCTGGGTCTGAATGTCGATTTTCGGCCCGTAGAAGGCCGCCTCGCCGGCCGCCTCGACGTACGGTTGCCCAGCCGCGTCGAGCGCCTCCCGGAGCAGGTTCTCGGCCCGGTTCCACTCTTGTTCGTCGCCGACGTACTTCTCTCCCGGTCCGCGTAGGGAGAGCCGGAACCCGGCTGGCCGTACGCCGAGCGCGGCGTGCGCGGTCCGGATCAGCTCGAGTATTTCGGCCACCTCCGCACCGACCTGTTCCAGGGTGCAGAAGTTGTGCGCGTCGTTGAGCCAGATCGCGCGTACCCGGCTGAGCCCGCCGAGCACCCCGGAGCGCTCCGACCGGTACATCCCGCCGAGTTCGCCGATGCGCAGCGGCAGTTCCCGGTAGGACCGGCCCCGCGCTCCGAAGACCAGGCAGTGGTGTGGGCAGAGCGCTGGCCGGAGCACGAACTCGTCGTCTTCGGAGATTTTCATCGGCGGGAACATGTCGTCGGCGAAGTAGGGAAGATGTCCCGATCGTTCGAACAGCTCCCGTTTGCCCAGCGGCGGGGAGTAGACGTGCTGGTATCCGGCGCGCCGCTCCAGTTCCCGGACGTACTCCTCGATCGCGTGCCGGGCGGCGGCGCCGGCCGGCAGCCAGATCGGCAGGCCCGCGCCGGAGAGGGGGTCGGCGTGGAACAGCTCCAGTTCGCGGCCCAACCTGCGGTGGTCGACCATGTCACGCTCCTTGCTCGGGTACGACCCTGAGCCCGGCCCGCGTCGTGTCAGATGCGGTTCCGGTCGGGGCGGCCGATCCGGGGTGACACGAAGCAGCCCCGGAGCGGTTCGCCCCGGGGCCGTTGGTTGACGGTGAAGATTCGCGTCAGCGCGGCACGCCGGGGTATCCCGGCGTCGTCGTCAGTACCGCGCAGCGCTGCATGCCACGCAGGTTACACCGCCACTTCCGCCCGCCGCACCCGCGAATCCCCTCGATGCAGGTAAGGAAGGGCCCCTTCTTAACGCATAGCGTTAAGAAGGGGCCCTTCCTTACACCTCAGCGGAGGCGGGTGATGGTGACCTCTACGCCCTGGCCGGTGTTTTCCGGGCCGGAGTAGACACCTTTGAGCGGGGGTACGTCGCCGTACTCGCGTCCTCGGCCGACCACCACGTGCCGCTCGCCGACCGGAATGCCGTTGGTGGGGTCGAAGCCCGTCCAGCGGCCCACCCACCACTCCACCCAGGCGTGGCTCTGGCCGGTGACGGCCTCGCCGATGCTGGCCGAGGGCGACGGGTGCAGATAGCCGGAGACGTAGCGGGCGGGTATGCCGGCGGCCCGGAGCAGCCCTACCAGGAGGTGGCTGTGGTCCTGGCAGACACCTTTGCGCTGGCGCCAGGCCTGCACCGCGTCGGTTTGTACGCCGGTGGCGCCGGCCGTGTACGCAACCTCCTCGCGGATCTGCTCGCAGAGCGCGAGCGCGGTCGCGTGCGGGGTGGAGTGGCCGGCGCGGGCGATCTCGGCCAGTGCGGTCAGCTCCTCGTCCAGCGCCGTACGCGGGGTCGGCAGCAGCAGTTCGTGCCACCGGTCGACGTGTTCGGGCCGGCCCAGGTCGGCCCAGGTCGCGCCGCCGCCGGGTGGGAGCAGGTCGCCGGCGGGCAGGGTCTCCACGGTCGACGCGGCGGTGACCTGGAGTGCCTCGTGCGGACTGTGTACGTCGAAGGCGGTGACCGAGGTGCCCCAGTAGTCCTCGTAACGGTAGGTGCGGGCGGAGGGCCACACCTCCACCCGGGCGTCCAGCACCGCCTGGCGGGTTTCGTTCCGGGGCGACATCCGGGCCTCGTTGTACGAGGACGCGACCTTGCCGGCGTAGCTGAACCCGGTCCGGTGGATGATCTTCAACCGCCAGCTGTCGACGCTCACGCCGGCACCCCGATCGCCGCGCTCACGCCACTGCCTCCGGCATCCAGGCGACCGCCGAGGTCTGCCGGAAGTAGCGGCCGGAGACCGCCTCGTTCACCTGGGAACAGGTGCGTTCCAGGCTGGCCAGCACCGCGGGGAAGTCGGTCAGGAGTTCGTCGGCTCCTCGGAACTCGAGATTGGTCCGGGCCCGGCCGACGATCCGCTGTGCCTCGGTGCTGACCCCGACACGGCCCGGCTGCCCTGGTCCGCCGGCCGGTTCGAGCTCGGTGAGACATGCCTCGGCGGCGGAGAGCGCGGCAAAGACCGACCGGGGAAAGAGCCGGTCGAGCAGGAGGAACTCGGCGGCGTACCGGTCGTCGAGCGAGCCCCGATAGGTGCGCAGGAAGGTCTCCCAGGCACCGCACGAGCGCAACAGGGTCAGCCAGGACGGAATGCTGCCGCCGGCCCGTACGTGGGTGGAGAGCAGCCGGGCGGTCATGTCGACCCGTTCCACACTGCGGCCGAGGACCATGAAGAGCCAGCCCTCGTCCCGACTCATGGTGGCGTCGGCGAGTCCGGCGAGGACCGCGCAACGCTCGCGTACCCAGCGGAAGAAGGCGTGCACACCCTGCTGCTCGACCCGCCGACGGGCGTCCGGCAGGCCGTGCCAGGTGGCGTTGAGCCCCTCCCACATGTCTGCGGAGATGGTCTCCCTGGCTCCCCGCGCGTTCTCCCGCGCGGCGGCGAGCGCGCCCACCACCGAACTGTGGCTCCCCTCGTCGAGGCCGAGCAGGCCGACCACCCGGGCCGCGGAGACGGGCTGCTCCGGTGGTGGTACGCCCATCACGGCGAGCAGTGAGCGGCAGGCGGTCTCCTCGTCGGACCAGGGGTCGGCGAGCATCCGGTGCAGGTGTACGTCGAGGATGCGGGCGGTGTCCTCGGCTCGCTCGACGTACCGGCCGATCCAGTAGAGCGATTCCGCGATCCGGCTCAGCACGACGGCCCCCGGTCGAGCGGCCCGTCGATCCGGCTGGACTGCTGTTGCTGTTGCTGCTGGACGGCGACCGGCCCGGAGTCGGGACCCGGATCGGGGCTGCGCGGCGCAGGGGCGCTGGTCCCGGGCGGGAGGTTCACGAGCCGGGGTGCCTCGGGCGGCGCCGGTGGGTCGGTGACGGTGATCGCGGCGGCCGGCGCGTCGGCAAGTATCCAGGTGTCCTTCGAACCGCCTCCCTGACTGGAGTTGACCACCAGGGCGCCTTCCGGCAGTGCGACCCGGGTCAGCCCGCCGGGCAGCACCGAGACCCGTTCGCCGTCGTTGACCGCGAACGGCCGCAGGTCGACGTGCCGGGCCCGAAGCCGGTTGCCGACCAGCGTCGGCACCATGGAGAGGGCGACCTCCCGCTGGGCGATCCAGCCGCGCGGGTCGTGGCGTATCCGCTCCGCCAGTTGGGCCAGTTCCTCGTCACCGGCCTGGGAGCCGATCACGATGCCCGCACCGCCGGAACCGTCGACCGGTTTCAGCACCAGTTGGTCGAGCCGTTCCAGCACGTGGGCCAGGACGTCGGGGTCCTCCAGCCGGTAGGTCTCCACGTTCGGCAGGATCGGCTCCTCGTCCAGGTAGTAGCGGATCAGTTCCGGGACGTACGTGTAGAGCAGCTTGTCGTCGGCGACGCCGTTGCCGACCGCGTTGGCGATGGTGACCCGACCGGCCCGTGCGGCGTTGAGTAGCCCGGCCACACCGATCACCGAGTCGGCCCGGAAGTGCACCGGGTCGAGGAACTCGTCGTCGATCCGCCGGTAGATCACGTCCACCCGCTGTTCGCCCGCGGTGGTCCGCATCGCCACTTCGTTGCCCACGCAGACCAGGTCCCGGCCCTCGACCAGCTCGACGCCCATCTCCCGGGCGAGCAGGGCGTGCTCGAAGTAGGCGGAGTTGTGCACCCCGGGGGTGAGCACCACCACCGTCGGGTCGCTGACCCCGACCGGTGCGGCGGCGCGCAGGGCGCGCAGCAACTGCCCCGGGTACGACTCGACCGGCAGGATCCTGGTGGCGGCGAAGACCTCGGGCAGTACGTGCGCCATCGCCCGGCGGTTCTCCATCACGTAGCTCACTCCGGAAGGGACCCGTACGTTGTCCTCCAGCACCCGGAAGGTGCCCTGCTCGTCGCGGATCAGGTCGACCCCGGCGACGTGGATCCGTACGCCGTTGTGCGGGTTGACCCCGGCCGCCTCGCGGTGGAAGTGCGCGCTGGTGACGACGATCCGGCGCGGTACCACCCCGTCGGCGAGCACCTGGCCGGCGCCGTAGATGTCGGCGAGGAACGCCTCCAGGGTGCGGACCCGCTGGGCCACTCCGGCCTCGACCACCCGCCACTGGTCGGCGGCGATGATCCGCGGCACGATGTCGAGCGGGAACGGCCGTTCGATGCCCTTGAGCGCGAACGTGATCCCCTGGTCGAGGAAGGCCCTGGCGAGAACTTCGGCCCGGATTCCCAGTTCGACACTGGACAGTGGTTGCAGGGTGGCATGCAGCGCTTCGTACGTCTCCCGCGGCATGCCCGGCTCGCCGAACATCTCGTCCCACCCGGGGCCGAGGCGGTAGTCCTCGAACAAGTCCGCCATGTCCTGACGCTACGCCGATCTCGTTGCGCCCACGTAACGGCGAAACTCGACTCCTTGCCGTTACCAGTCGACGGGGCCGGGCATTCCGGACGCCCACCCGCCATTGATTGTCATCTTTACGACATAGGCGCATCCGTCCAGGTTCGTGGAGGTTGAGCAGGGTGTCCACCCTGATCAACCGACCGCTCCCTCGTCACCCCGGGAGGCACCCCATGACCCCCACCACCACCCAGACCCGGCACCCCTGGCGGGCCACCGCCCGGACCATTCTCGCCGCGCTCGTCGGCGCCCTGTCCCTGGTCCCCACCGTGGCGGCGACCACCGGACTCGACACCGTGCCGGCGGTCGCCCAGCTCATCGTCGTCGCCGGTGCGATCACCCGGATACTGGCGATCCCCGGCGTGGATCTGTGGCTGCGCCGATTCCTGCCCTGGCTCTCCTCGGCACCGGGCAACGACGTACAGCCGGGCATCTGAACAACGCGACGGCGCCTGCCCGCCCCCATGGTGGGGCCGCCGACGCGGGACCCGTCGGCGGCCCGTCGGCTAGCCGTAACCGTCAGGAACGGGGGGACCTGAGGTGGCGGGTCGCGTACCCCAACGGTACGCCGATCGCCCCGTCCACCGGGTCCCGTCGACCCCGACCCCCGACAACCCCCACCGACTGGCGCGACACCACCGGTATCGCCCGGTCATCGCCGTTCGTTAGCCGTAGCGTGGCCGGTATCACCACTGGTCGGGCCTGTGTCGGTCGACGGACACCGGCAGTTCAGGCTCGACCAAGACCATGTCGGCCGAACGCGTCGAGGTGAACCGCGTGCCCGAGCTACTCACCAACGTCGCGTCACCCGCGTCGGCGTACCTGGCGCTCTTCGTCCTCCTGGTCGTGGACGCCTTCGTGCCGGTGGTGCCGACCCAGGTCATCATGATCACCGGCGGGGCGCTGACCATCTACGGCAACCTGAACCTGCCGCTCACCATCGCCGTCGGCGCGCTCGGGGTGTTCTGCGGGGACACCGCCTGCTACCTGCTCGGCCGGGTCGGGGCGGGACGACTGCTCAACGGCTGGCGCCTGCTGCGCGGCCGGTACGGGCCGGCGACAAGCGACACCCGGACAGCCACCGGGCCCGGCGGGAGTCGACCTGCCGGGCTCCTCACGGAGCCGGACGAGAGCGCCCCGGACGGCACCGGCGGCTCCCGCTCCCGCCAGGCCGCCACTCGGTTCACCCGGGCACTGCGGCAACCCGGACCGCTGGTCATCCTGCTCTGCCGCTTCGTCCCCGGGGGACGGATGATCGCCTGCTTCAACGCGGGTCGGGTTCGCTACCCGTACCGGCGCTTCCTCGCGTACGACGCCCTGGCGGCGCTCGGCTGGGCCGCGTACGGCGCACTGGTCGGCCACCTCGGCGGCGCCGCGCTGACCGACTCGGTGTGGCGACTCGCCACGGTGGCGGTACTCGCCGCCGCCGGCTTCGCCGCCGCCGGTTGGGCGTTGACCCTGACCAACGGACGGGCCGCCGGGAAGCTGCCAACGCCGGAACCGGCGCTGGCAGCTTCCGGGATCACTGCAACTCGTGCAGCATCAGCTGACGGGCCGCCTCGGTGACCGACCCGGAGAGCGACGGATAGATCGTGATCGTGTGGGCCAGCTGGTCCACGGTCAGGTTGTTCTCCACCGCCAGGGTGATCGGCAGGATCAGCTCGCTGGCCTTCGGCGCCACCACCACGCCACCGATCACCTGACCGCTGGCCGGCCGACAGAAGAGCTTGACGAAGCCGTCGGAGAGATCCGCCATCTTGGCCCGCGCGTTGCCGTTCAGCGGCAGCATCACCTGCCGGGCCGGCGTACGCCCGGAATCCACCTCGTCCTGCGACACCCCGACGGTGGCCAGTTCGGGGTCGGTGAAGACGTTCGCCGCGACGGTCCGCAACCGGAGTGGCTGGACCGCCTCGCCGAGCGCGTGCCACATCGCGATCCGGCCCTGCATCGCCGCGACACTGGCCAACGGGAGCACCCCGGTGCAGTCACCGGCGGCGTAGATGCCCGGCACGTTGGTGCGGGAGACCCGGTCGGTGGTGACGTAGCCGCCCGGGGAGACCGCCACGCCGTACTCGGTCAGGCCCAGGCTGGCGGTGTCGGGGATCGAACCGACCGCCATCAGGGCGTGCGAGCCGGTCAGCGTACGACCGTCGGAGAGCTCCACCTCGACCCCGTCGGCGGTACGGCGTACCCCGTTGGCCCGGGAGTTGTTCAGGATGGTCATGCCGCGGGCGCGGAACACCTGCTCGATCGCGGCGGCCGCGTCGGCGTCCTCGTGCGGCATCACCCGGTCACGGCTGGAGACCAGGGTGACCCGTACCCCCATGGCCAGGTAGGCGCTGGCGAACTCGGCGCCGGTGACCCCGGACCCGATCACGATCAGATCCTCCGGCAGTTCCGGCAGGTCGTACACCTGGCGCCAGGTCAGGATCCGCTCCCCGTCCGGTACGGCACTGGGCAGCACCCGGGGTGTGGCGCCGGTGGCGATCAGGACAACTGAGGCGTCGAGCGGATACTCGGAGTCACCATCGGTCGGGGTGACCAGCACCCGGTGGGTGTGACCGAGAGTGTCCTCGCCGAGCCGGGCCCGGCCGGCCACGAAGGTGACACCCGCTTTGATGAGTTTGGCGTGGATATCCGCCGACTGGGCCAGGGCGAGCCGCTTCACCCGGGCGTACACCGCCCCGGCGTCGACCGTGACCGCCTCCAGCCCGTCCGAGTGGACCCCGAACTCCTCCGTGTCCCGGTAGCCGGTAACCACGTCGGAACTGGCGA
The Micromonospora pisi DNA segment above includes these coding regions:
- a CDS encoding GuaB1 family IMP dehydrogenase-related protein, with the translated sequence MRFLSGAAPAHDLTYNDVFMAPVRSDLASRLDVDLATTDGTGTTIPIVVSNMTAVAGRRMAETVARRGAITVLPQDIPIDVVTEVVGWVKQRHLVHDTAITLGPTDTVGDAIHLLPKRSHGGLVVVDDEFRPLGVVTEADTEGVDRFAQVRHVMSTELHTVPAEADPRTGFELLSRGRRRLAPVVDVEGRLVGVLTRQGALRATLYRPALDAKGRLRVAAAIGINGDVAGKAAALLDAGVDTLVVDTAHGHQERMISALRAVRALNPPVPLVAGNVVTADGVRDLVEAGADIIKVGVGPGAMCTTRMMTGVGRPQFSAVLDCARAAAELDRHVWADGGVRHPRDVALALAAGASNVMIGTWFAGTYESPGDLYADPGGRRYKESFGMASARAVSARTAEDSPFDRARKAVFEEGISSARMFLDPSRPGVEDLIDEIIAGVRSACTYAGAANLAEFSAKALIGVQSTAGYTEGMPLPTNW
- a CDS encoding TetR/AcrR family transcriptional regulator, which gives rise to MAAGRPYHHGDLQRALLAAAVEAIGESGPTALSLRDLARRAGVSHAAPTHHFGDKAGLLTVLATHGFHLLADDLARVRKETGSLLEIGVGYVRFAVEHRAHFEVMFRPELYRRDDPLLLAAKKRATDELQAGVATLAEPPEEGQDARRAGLAAWSIVHGFATLWLSGALPPDVGDDPTSASRTIIGRLFESS
- the thrS gene encoding threonine--tRNA ligase, with the translated sequence MVDHRRLGRELELFHADPLSGAGLPIWLPAGAAARHAIEEYVRELERRAGYQHVYSPPLGKRELFERSGHLPYFADDMFPPMKISEDDEFVLRPALCPHHCLVFGARGRSYRELPLRIGELGGMYRSERSGVLGGLSRVRAIWLNDAHNFCTLEQVGAEVAEILELIRTAHAALGVRPAGFRLSLRGPGEKYVGDEQEWNRAENLLREALDAAGQPYVEAAGEAAFYGPKIDIQTQDPAGRESTISTIQLDFDKAARFDLSYMDSNGQARRPVIVHRSLVGSMERLFAYLIEVHEGGFPLWYAPVQLEVLPVGPEQHDVAAAFARTAVEAGLRAELAPDGSLGARVRAAARRRVPYAAVIGAREAAEGQVSLRLRDGRALDPMPAPSALALLTESVAAHSVQLLPAV
- a CDS encoding transglutaminase family protein, giving the protein MSVDSWRLKIIHRTGFSYAGKVASSYNEARMSPRNETRQAVLDARVEVWPSARTYRYEDYWGTSVTAFDVHSPHEALQVTAASTVETLPAGDLLPPGGGATWADLGRPEHVDRWHELLLPTPRTALDEELTALAEIARAGHSTPHATALALCEQIREEVAYTAGATGVQTDAVQAWRQRKGVCQDHSHLLVGLLRAAGIPARYVSGYLHPSPSASIGEAVTGQSHAWVEWWVGRWTGFDPTNGIPVGERHVVVGRGREYGDVPPLKGVYSGPENTGQGVEVTITRLR
- a CDS encoding alpha-E domain-containing protein; translation: MLSRIAESLYWIGRYVERAEDTARILDVHLHRMLADPWSDEETACRSLLAVMGVPPPEQPVSAARVVGLLGLDEGSHSSVVGALAAARENARGARETISADMWEGLNATWHGLPDARRRVEQQGVHAFFRWVRERCAVLAGLADATMSRDEGWLFMVLGRSVERVDMTARLLSTHVRAGGSIPSWLTLLRSCGAWETFLRTYRGSLDDRYAAEFLLLDRLFPRSVFAALSAAEACLTELEPAGGPGQPGRVGVSTEAQRIVGRARTNLEFRGADELLTDFPAVLASLERTCSQVNEAVSGRYFRQTSAVAWMPEAVA
- a CDS encoding circularly permuted type 2 ATP-grasp protein — protein: MADLFEDYRLGPGWDEMFGEPGMPRETYEALHATLQPLSSVELGIRAEVLARAFLDQGITFALKGIERPFPLDIVPRIIAADQWRVVEAGVAQRVRTLEAFLADIYGAGQVLADGVVPRRIVVTSAHFHREAAGVNPHNGVRIHVAGVDLIRDEQGTFRVLEDNVRVPSGVSYVMENRRAMAHVLPEVFAATRILPVESYPGQLLRALRAAAPVGVSDPTVVVLTPGVHNSAYFEHALLAREMGVELVEGRDLVCVGNEVAMRTTAGEQRVDVIYRRIDDEFLDPVHFRADSVIGVAGLLNAARAGRVTIANAVGNGVADDKLLYTYVPELIRYYLDEEPILPNVETYRLEDPDVLAHVLERLDQLVLKPVDGSGGAGIVIGSQAGDEELAQLAERIRHDPRGWIAQREVALSMVPTLVGNRLRARHVDLRPFAVNDGERVSVLPGGLTRVALPEGALVVNSSQGGGSKDTWILADAPAAAITVTDPPAPPEAPRLVNLPPGTSAPAPRSPDPGPDSGPVAVQQQQQQQSSRIDGPLDRGPSC
- a CDS encoding DedA family protein, translated to MPELLTNVASPASAYLALFVLLVVDAFVPVVPTQVIMITGGALTIYGNLNLPLTIAVGALGVFCGDTACYLLGRVGAGRLLNGWRLLRGRYGPATSDTRTATGPGGSRPAGLLTEPDESAPDGTGGSRSRQAATRFTRALRQPGPLVILLCRFVPGGRMIACFNAGRVRYPYRRFLAYDALAALGWAAYGALVGHLGGAALTDSVWRLATVAVLAAAGFAAAGWALTLTNGRAAGKLPTPEPALAASGITATRAASADGPPR
- a CDS encoding NAD(P)H-quinone dehydrogenase, with the translated sequence MSRIVIIGGGPAGYEAALVAAQLDADVTVIEADGAGGACVLSDCVPSKTFIASSDVVTGYRDTEEFGVHSDGLEAVTVDAGAVYARVKRLALAQSADIHAKLIKAGVTFVAGRARLGEDTLGHTHRVLVTPTDGDSEYPLDASVVLIATGATPRVLPSAVPDGERILTWRQVYDLPELPEDLIVIGSGVTGAEFASAYLAMGVRVTLVSSRDRVMPHEDADAAAAIEQVFRARGMTILNNSRANGVRRTADGVEVELSDGRTLTGSHALMAVGSIPDTASLGLTEYGVAVSPGGYVTTDRVSRTNVPGIYAAGDCTGVLPLASVAAMQGRIAMWHALGEAVQPLRLRTVAANVFTDPELATVGVSQDEVDSGRTPARQVMLPLNGNARAKMADLSDGFVKLFCRPASGQVIGGVVVAPKASELILPITLAVENNLTVDQLAHTITIYPSLSGSVTEAARQLMLHELQ